The following DNA comes from Desulfovibrio intestinalis.
CCCATCTGGGCGATCGTTCCAGCTACGTTGGTATGAGTGATATTGGCCAGCACTGGGAATGCCCACGGGCTGCACTGGCCAGAAAGGTACTGCCCACTAGAAACAGCCTGGAGCGTCTGCTGATCCTGCAACGCGGGCACTGGTTTGAATCTGGGGTTGGGCAAGCTATGGCATCGCTGGGCCTGCATGTACTGCCCCAGCTTGAGATCAACTGGCAGCATCAGAGCGTGCCCATCAAAGCCCATCTGGACTTTGTGCTGGTCTGGGGTGCGCCCGTCAATGCCGTACGGATTCTGGAAGTTAAAAGCACAGACAAACTGCCTGCTTCGCCGCATGATTCTCATCTTCTGCAACTGCATGGCCAAATCGGTCTGTTGACAAAAGCATGGAGCAAGCCCGTATTCAGCCTTCGTGCTGAGGACGGTACGCTTTTGCATGACAAAATGACCTTCCCTCAGCTTTGTTTTGCCCAACTTGGCCTTCAGTTGCCCGCAACGGCTGCCGAGGCAAGTATGGAGGCATGGTTGCTATGCCTTTCCATGAAAGAGGTAAGGGCGTTCGGCCCCTATGGGTTCAATCAGGCCATGCTGGATACAGTCCTTGACCATGCAACACAGCTTTGGGGCGAGTTGACTGCATTCCGGACTGGGCAATTAACTCTGGTGCGGGTGGATTGCGCTCAAGGTTTTTACCCTTTGTGCACGTACTGTGAGTATAACGGGGACTGCCCCAAGTTCCCACAAGGCGTGCAAATGCCCCAATGGGAGCCAGCATTGAAAAAATTGGCTGCCCTCAAAGAGCAGCGCACGGCTTTGGATGCCGAAATCAAAGAAATGGAAACAGTACTCAAGCTGGTTCACCGCCAGACTGGCACTCGGGATTGGGTAGACACGGGAAACTACCGCTTCCGTATGTCAGTGACAGCTGGTCGCACTACATTGGACAAGGATGCTCTGCGGGAGGAGTTGGCCGAGATTTTTCATACGGAGCATCTGTGCGGAATTGACGTAGATGTCTTGCTAGCACGTTGCGAGCATACGGGTGCGCCTTCCGAACGCTTAACCATTTCGCCAATCAACTGAAATCAATGAGAATAAGAATGGAATTAACGTGTGGAATTGCGGCTGGATAACTATTGCGGATACCGCCGCGCGGTATGCAGAACACGAAGAAGCTGAACTTCGGATTTAACAACCCGGTATGCAATAAAATACGGAAAATCTGTCAATACAAGCTCACGAGTCCCTGCGACTCTGCCAGCTCTTCCCCGCGAAGATAGTGAGGCGAGACTTTGTCCCGCATTCCATAGGCATTGGGCTACTTGTTTCCCTGCCTCCAAGTCCTTTCCAGCCAGATATGTCGCAATGTCATGCAAATCTTCAAGAGCCAGGGTGAGCCAGCGCACAGCCCTACTTTGCATGGACGCCCCAACGAGCAAAGGCTTCCGTCACCTGATGGTCAGAAGCAAATTTCCCCTCATCTGCCTGACGAATTCCTTCCTGAATAGCTTCAACCTGCCAGGACTGTTCAGCCACATATTGCCTCACCGCCTCTGCCACCAACCATGAACGAGAACGCGAGGTAGCAGCGGCAAGCTTTTCAAGCTGCGCCTGCGTATCCGTATCCAATCGTGCTGTGACTGTAGACATGGGAACCTCCTATGTCTTTATTGTGTACATTCAAGTTAAACGTGTCAATAGAACACACAGGAGAAGTGATGCATACCAATCTTACTTCTGGCCTTGATTCTCTCCAGCCCACCGACCTCGACGCCGGTCAGGTGTTCAGCGGAAAATCATCCGGCACCACCGTCAGAGGCTACGCCGCAGCATCTGCATATACCCCGGCCATAGACCTCGGTTACATATTCCACGAGTCCAGCCGGGATGTTGTGGTCTGGTTTCTCAACCCGCAGGGACTGGAGGAGCCGCTGTACGTTTTTGGCCCCACAGGCTGCGGCAAAACCAGTTGCATCAAGCAGTTGGCGGCCAGACTCAACTACCCCGTCTTTGAGGTGACAGGACACGGGCGGCTGGAATTTGCCGATCTGGTGGGGCATCTGACGGTCAGGGACGGCAACATGGCCTTTGAATACGGCCCGCTGGCACTGGCCATGCGCCACGGAGCAATTCTGCTGCTGAATGAAATCGACTTAACCTCACCTGAGATCGCCGCCGGGCTGAACAGCGTCTTGGATGGCTCCCCCTTGTGCATAGCGGAAAATGGAGGCGAAATCATCACCCCGCACCCCATGTTCCGTTTCGTAGCCACAGCCAATACCAATGGCGCTGGCGACGACACTGGTCTGTACCAGGGTACGCAACGCCAGAACCTCGCGTGGCTGGACCGCTTCACTATCTGCGAAGTGGGCTACCCCGATGCAGCTGTAGAAAAAAGGCTGCTGTCTCAGCGTTCCCCTTCACTGCCCGAAGCGCTCTGTGCCACCATGGTGGAATATGCCAATGAAATCCGCAAACTGTTCATGGGCGAAGCTTCGACCGGCAATCTGACCAACACCATTGAAGTTACCTTCTCCACTCGCAGTTTGCTGCGATGGGGGGATCTGACCGTGCGTTTCCAACCTCTGGCCCATCAGGGCATACAACCTGTCACCTATGCCCTTGACCGAGCCCTAGCCTATCGCGCCAGTCGCGAAACTCGCGCCATGTTGCACGAACTGGCCCAACGCATGTTCCCTCAACAAAAGGAAGCAGAAGACCCCAAAACCGAGATGTCTGAAACAGAAAGCCTGCAAGGTGAACAAGCCCTGCGCTTCATGCGCAGCCATTTGAGAAACACTCCCACGGTGGCAAAGCCGCGTGTTCATCTGGAGGTAGCTCAAACCCCTCCCGGTAAAAAACAGAGCGGAAAGTTCTGGATCGGCGAGGCGAGGCCTGAAGGCCTCATGCTTCATTGGGGTAAGCCGGACACTGCTGGACAACAACACTCTATCCCTGCTGAAAATTGTGCGGGCAACAATTCCGTACTGGAGCTTGAAGCCCGTGCAGCCAAAAAGCTCACCGAAGGCTACGTCCTAAACATTACAAAAAGCTTATTTTAGGAGGCTGTTATGACACCGATTGTTTCTGACATTCGCATTCTTGATAATTTACTGGCCCTCAATCTCAATGTCAGCCTGTGGTCAGCCCGGCGCAAGATGAGCCAAGAAGACCTGGGCGGCGCAGAACTGCCCCCTGAAGACCTAGCATCTCTGGGATCAAAGCGCATTGCTGACCCGGAAAACCTCAAAGTGTTTGGTACGCTCAAGGCCCGCGCCTTCAATTATCTGGACAGGCACGGCGTGCGCTTCATGTCCGGCTGGGCAATTCCTGAAGAAAAAGCCGGCGAAATCGTGCAAGAGCTTTGCAATATACGCAACGATTTTCAGAAAGAAAAAGAGGCCTTTCTGGCAGGTTATGATCAGAATGTGCAGGCCTGGATAGAAAAGCACCATCAGTGGGGCGAAATTATACGCAATTCCATTGTGGGGCCGGACTATGTTCGCGTCCGTATGGACTTTCGCTGGCAATTGTACAAGGTGTCCCCGTTGGAACAGCACTTGGACAACACAGCCGTGCTGGAAGCCGGTCTGGCAGAAGAAGTGCAGGGCCTCGGTGACACGCTCTTTGGTGAAGTAGCCAAATCCGCCGAAGACATCTGGCGCAGGGTTTACCACGGCAAGACAGAAGTAACTCACAAGGCCCTTTCTCCTCTGCGGACTCTGCATACCAAGCTCACGGGCTTGTCGTTTGTGGAACCGCATGTCGCTCCTGTAGCAGATATCGTGCAGGCCGCACTGCTTCGCATGCCCAAGAAGGGCAATATTATCGGCACAGACTTGCTGCTTTTGCAGGGTTTGGTCTGCCTGCTCAAGGACAGTGATGCCCTAGTGGCGCACGCGCAGAAGGTTGTTGAAGGCTATGGCCCGGCCTTTGTGCTGGACGC
Coding sequences within:
- a CDS encoding type II toxin-antitoxin system RelE/ParE family toxin, whose product is MQSRAVRWLTLALEDLHDIATYLAGKDLEAGKQVAQCLWNAGQSLASLSSRGRAGRVAGTRELVLTDFPYFIAYRVVKSEVQLLRVLHTARRYPQ
- a CDS encoding CopG family ribbon-helix-helix protein translates to MSTVTARLDTDTQAQLEKLAAATSRSRSWLVAEAVRQYVAEQSWQVEAIQEGIRQADEGKFASDHQVTEAFARWGVHAK
- a CDS encoding DUF3150 domain-containing protein, whose translation is MTPIVSDIRILDNLLALNLNVSLWSARRKMSQEDLGGAELPPEDLASLGSKRIADPENLKVFGTLKARAFNYLDRHGVRFMSGWAIPEEKAGEIVQELCNIRNDFQKEKEAFLAGYDQNVQAWIEKHHQWGEIIRNSIVGPDYVRVRMDFRWQLYKVSPLEQHLDNTAVLEAGLAEEVQGLGDTLFGEVAKSAEDIWRRVYHGKTEVTHKALSPLRTLHTKLTGLSFVEPHVAPVADIVQAALLRMPKKGNIIGTDLLLLQGLVCLLKDSDALVAHAQKVVEGYGPAFVLDALLADSGVVNESDAPAGQIDDIVDGEVGDEPILPDIPVADNTLPHPAIPSLGLW